From Vicinamibacteria bacterium, a single genomic window includes:
- a CDS encoding type II toxin-antitoxin system PemK/MazF family toxin: MQRGEVWWAGLPKPVGSGPGYTRPVLVVQSNSFNASRIRTVIVAALTKNTALSEAPGNVLVGRRESGLRTESVVNVSAILSVDRSLFKERAGRLSSRAMARVDEGLRIALGL; the protein is encoded by the coding sequence GTGCAGCGGGGCGAGGTCTGGTGGGCGGGCCTGCCGAAGCCGGTGGGATCCGGTCCAGGCTACACCCGACCCGTTCTGGTGGTGCAGTCGAACAGCTTCAACGCCAGCCGAATACGAACCGTGATCGTCGCGGCATTGACCAAGAACACCGCTCTGTCCGAGGCGCCGGGTAACGTGCTCGTCGGCCGGAGAGAATCGGGACTCAGAACAGAATCAGTGGTCAACGTTTCCGCGATTCTCTCCGTAGACAGGAGCTTGTTCAAAGAGCGGGCTGGCCGGCTCTCCTCGAGGGCGATGGCGAGAGTCGATGAGGGATTGCGGATCGCGCTCGGCCTTTGA
- a CDS encoding M55 family metallopeptidase — translation MNHMLLLLVALSGSASTQEPIRVFISVDMEGIGGIAHSEMTSAEGAEYERGRKLMVGEVNAAIEGAREAGATDFLVNDSHGSMRNVKVEDLLPPVRLISNNSKALGMMEGISADFDAVFFIGYHSMEGEPGVMAHTGSGGVVGRIQVDGRAMSEGGLNARVAGTFGVPVALATGDEDFVKEIRTLVDSDLVTVPVKRAIRLQTAELLHPEECRRLIREGARQAIENLRTFRPTRPTTPTTVELTYKNPDLADIASAIPTVERASRYAVRFQSDDFVSAYKLIRVLYRNIPE, via the coding sequence ATGAATCACATGCTTCTTCTTCTGGTCGCCCTTTCCGGATCTGCTTCTACCCAGGAGCCCATTCGCGTCTTCATCTCCGTCGACATGGAGGGCATCGGAGGCATCGCTCACTCCGAGATGACCTCCGCGGAGGGAGCGGAGTACGAGCGCGGCCGGAAGCTCATGGTGGGCGAGGTGAACGCAGCGATCGAGGGCGCCCGCGAAGCCGGCGCGACTGACTTCCTGGTGAACGACTCGCACGGCAGCATGAGGAACGTCAAGGTGGAGGATCTGCTCCCGCCGGTACGGCTCATCAGCAACAACTCGAAGGCGCTGGGCATGATGGAGGGAATCAGTGCCGATTTCGACGCGGTGTTCTTCATCGGATACCACTCGATGGAAGGAGAGCCCGGGGTCATGGCCCACACCGGCTCGGGCGGCGTCGTGGGACGAATCCAGGTCGACGGCCGGGCGATGAGCGAAGGCGGTTTGAACGCGAGGGTCGCGGGAACGTTCGGCGTTCCGGTCGCGCTCGCGACGGGAGACGAGGACTTCGTGAAGGAGATCCGGACCCTGGTCGATTCGGACTTGGTGACGGTGCCGGTGAAACGGGCAATCCGTCTTCAGACCGCGGAGCTTCTGCATCCGGAAGAGTGCCGCCGCCTCATCCGGGAAGGCGCGCGCCAGGCGATCGAGAATCTACGCACGTTCCGGCCGACGAGGCCCACGACCCCGACAACCGTCGAGCTCACATACAAGAATCCCGACCTCGCCGACATCGCGTCCGCGATCCCGACGGTCGAGCGCGCGTCGAGGTACGCGGTGCGGTTCCAATCGGACGACTTCGTGAGCGCCTACAAGCTCATCCGGGTGCTGTACCGGAACATTCCGGAATAA
- a CDS encoding ribbon-helix-helix protein, CopG family codes for MGTRTVRLDDETEQTLEEIRQATGLSISEVLKRGIAAFREELARHASQSPFDVYQRLDLGPGGYAIASSTDVRGGVREALRKKHRR; via the coding sequence GTGGGCACGAGAACCGTCAGGCTCGACGACGAGACCGAGCAGACGCTGGAAGAGATAAGGCAGGCGACAGGACTGTCGATCTCCGAGGTTCTCAAACGCGGAATCGCCGCCTTTCGCGAGGAGTTGGCCAGGCACGCGTCGCAATCCCCGTTCGACGTATATCAGCGGCTCGACCTGGGGCCGGGCGGGTACGCCATCGCGTCATCGACCGACGTCCGGGGCGGCGTACGGGAAGCTCTTCGGAAGAAACACCGTCGTTGA
- a CDS encoding PIN domain nuclease, translating to MILTDTGPLVALFDPKDSEHRNSVDALKKIREPLVTTVPVLTEAFHMLTPSSQGADRLRDFVAERGLSVWFSSPALLVREFELMERYRDHPMDLSDASLVAAAEELGTRKIFTVDRSDFETYRVKRGHRYYAFVILS from the coding sequence TTGATACTGACGGACACTGGCCCGCTGGTGGCGCTGTTCGATCCGAAGGACTCCGAGCACCGGAATTCCGTGGACGCTCTGAAGAAGATTCGAGAGCCTTTGGTCACGACGGTTCCCGTCCTCACCGAAGCGTTTCACATGCTCACTCCGTCTAGCCAGGGAGCGGATCGGCTTCGCGATTTCGTTGCTGAGCGTGGACTGTCGGTCTGGTTCTCGAGTCCGGCATTGCTGGTCCGCGAGTTCGAGCTGATGGAAAGATATCGTGATCATCCCATGGATCTGTCGGACGCCTCGCTGGTGGCCGCCGCCGAGGAGTTAGGTACGAGAAAGATCTTCACCGTCGATCGATCGGACTTCGAGACCTATCGTGTGAAGCGCGGACATCGTTATTACGCTTTTGTGATCCTGTCCTGA
- a CDS encoding type II toxin-antitoxin system RelE/ParE family toxin yields the protein MASCRVRISRSAEKALKKLPRDARERVVAAMVGLGENPFPPGVRKLSGYDDVFRIRVGNYRILHSVSERELIIIVLKIGHRGDLYR from the coding sequence ATGGCAAGTTGTAGAGTTCGAATCTCGAGAAGTGCCGAGAAAGCTCTGAAGAAGCTCCCGCGTGATGCTCGAGAGCGGGTCGTGGCGGCCATGGTCGGGCTGGGCGAGAATCCGTTTCCGCCAGGTGTGCGAAAACTGTCCGGGTACGACGACGTATTCCGGATCCGGGTGGGCAACTATCGGATCCTCCACAGTGTTTCCGAACGCGAGTTGATCATCATCGTTTTGAAGATCGGCCATCGGGGGGACCTCTACCGATAA
- a CDS encoding DUF6290 family protein — protein sequence MPSVQISARIDKTLKKAIEKYCKARGIVMSHFIQEALLDRLEELEDIENLKKIRHEPTRPLSEVLAELKLDGKL from the coding sequence ATGCCCAGCGTGCAGATCAGCGCTCGAATCGACAAGACGCTCAAGAAAGCGATCGAGAAATACTGTAAAGCGCGCGGAATCGTGATGAGCCATTTCATCCAGGAGGCGCTCCTCGACCGCCTCGAAGAGCTCGAGGACATAGAGAATCTCAAGAAGATTCGCCACGAGCCGACCCGGCCGTTGTCCGAGGTCCTCGCCGAGCTCAAGCTCGATGGCAAGTTGTAG